The following nucleotide sequence is from Harpia harpyja isolate bHarHar1 chromosome 7, bHarHar1 primary haplotype, whole genome shotgun sequence.
CTCCCCGCCAGCGGCCGTCCCTGCGCTCCAGAGCCACGTCAGGTGGAAGCagcgcggcgggcgggagcgctGGCTCTCGGCGCGTCGGGCTCGCGGTGCAAACCACACTCTCCACTTTGCTCCAACAAAGCGTAAGCAAGCGAACGGGCGGCGAGGGCTGCGCGGCGGGTGGCGCGCTTAGGATCTGTAGTCCTTCTTGCTGTAGGGTTTGTTGCCCAGGATGCTATCGATCTCGTGGACGATGGAAGACGACAGCTTCGGAAGGACCTGCGGGGGACGGGGAACGCCGTTGAGGAGTCAGGATCACGCTGCTGGTGCACGTGGGGGGATGCAGCCGCCGGCAGCACGCAGCCATGCCGCGCTCGCTACCTCGATGCTACAAGCCCCGGCTTGCCGGCTGAGCAACCCAGTTACAGAAAGCTTAGGTCGGGCTCCTCCCCTGCCTTCTCAGCCCGGCAAAGCCTCATGTCTGCCGCTCACGTTCAGATCAAGCAAAAACCcctaatttttttgtttggagcCAGGTTTGCAACCTCCTTTCCCTCCGCAGCGCGTTAGAGCAGCATGCAttgcagcactgcagcagcaaagcaTGTGCAGGCAGGCGCTGCCCCGTTCAAGCCCCGTGAGCGGGGTCTGTTCGCTTCCCACTGCGAAGCCGCCCCCGGCGCGCGCTGACCTGTATTGCTCCGATGTTCTCCATCAGCTGGTCGGCGTTGGAGGCACCCAGCAAGACGGAGCTGACGCCCTCGTTGCGCAGGCaccaggctggggcaggaggaaaagtAGAGCTTGAGCGTGGCTCGGCTGCCCCCGACAGCTCCCCAGTGCCCCCggccacccccccagccccttacCGATGGCGAGCTGGGGCAGGGTGCAGCCCAGGCGCTCAGCGATGGCCTGCAGCTCCTTCAGCTTCGCCTGCTGTCGCCGGCCCTCCTCGCTCAGGATCTTGTCCTTCAGCCACTGGTATCcctgggagggagagagggggctCAGAGGGGGGGGGTTGTGCTGGGACCCAGCTGTATGGGGACCTTGTGCAGGCAGGGTAGCCCCAAAGCCCTGGGTCGTGGCTCCTggacctcctcctcccccggctcTGCCTGTCCCATTGTGACCCCCCCCCACAGCCAGCCTCACCTTCAGCGAGGCACGGGAGTAGGGGGGGATCCCCCCCGTCGTACTTCCCCGAGACGATGCCGCAGGCCAGCGGGGACCAGGTCATGGCTCCGACACCTGAGGGCAGAGCAGAGCGGGGGGGTGATGCTGctgccccccagctgccccagggaCACGTGCTGTGCCCCGCTGGGCTTTGGGGAGCACCGTGCTTTGTGGGGAGGACCCCCACCGCTGTACCTATCTTGTGGAAGAGCTCGGGGAGCTGCACCTCCACCTTCTCCCGCTGGAACATGTGGTACTCAGCCTGCTCGCAGATCGGCGGGATCAGGTTGAACTGCCGGGCCACCGAGTACGCCTCCTGCCAAAGAGCCAGGACCCTCAgtgccctgccaccccccccaccccctgccttgAGCCCCCCCAGCCAAGCCCCAAGCAGCCACCCCGAAAAATAATTAAGGCTTAAGCGCATCTGCAAGCACTCAGCTCCCGACAGCTGCTGTCTAATTAAATCAGCATCACCAACAGCACCAGGGCTGCTCCACCGCGGCCGCCCCGGGCCCCTACCATGATCTCCATGGAGCTCCAGCGCGAGGTCCCCCAGTACATGGCCATCCCCTGGTTGATGACGTGGGTCATGGCTCGCACCGTCTCTgccgggagggaaggggagaacgGCAGGCAGGGGTTAGCGGGGCGCCGCGCCAGCAGAAGGGGGCTCGCGCCGTGCCGACGGCTGGCGAGCATCCCGCTCCCCAGCGCCAAGGCGGGAGCTGGGTTGGGTCCAGAGGATGCTTTCAGAGGAGCAGGATAGGGATGGAGGAAGCAGCCACTCGGGACGTGCCAGGGACCACGGCTGACCCTGACATGCTGCCGGCGATGCCGGGGCTCTCCCGGCACAGAGAGCAGCCCGAGGCTCCTGGCAC
It contains:
- the KCNAB2 gene encoding LOW QUALITY PROTEIN: voltage-gated potassium channel subunit beta-2 (The sequence of the model RefSeq protein was modified relative to this genomic sequence to represent the inferred CDS: deleted 2 bases in 2 codons), whose translation is MLSMTYSESLRSVASRHPPEWGLPPAPRPADGLELRRLRDVRAAARAKTLEEFLRMHGLSLADSTARTTGMRYRNLGKSGLRVSCLGLGTWVTFGGQITDEMAEQLMTLAYDNGINLFDTAEVYAAGKAEVVLGNIIKKKGWRRSSLVITTKIFWGGKAETERGLSRKHIIEGLKASLERLQLEYVDVVFANRPDPNTPMEETVRAMTHVINQGMAMYWGTSRWSSMEIMEAYSVARQFNLIPPICEQAEYHMFQREKVEVQLPELFHKIGVGAMTWSPLACGIVSGKYDGGIPPYSRASLKGYQWLKDKILSEEGRRQQAKLKELQAIAERLGCTLPQLAIAWCLRNEGVSSVLLGASNADQLMENIGAIQVLPKLSSSIVHEIDSILGNKPYSKKDYRS